The segment cCCAAATGTTCTTAAGATAaggtttttattcttctctgaaaaaaaaatcagattgtaAATCAGCTAGTATAAAATGTCAGTAAACTCAAAGTATGAAGACTGATTTCTACAGAAATACACATTTCTCTAAAATACTTCAACATTTTAATTCATTATGCATTTTATCTACctaataattttctttgtttttctctaaattttagATGCTATGGAATGCCATAATAAGGCACAGTAGAGTGGATCATTCTGACCTATTCTGAGTTCTAAAGTACCATTGTCTTATCAGTAAATATGCAGGTAAGGCTATAAATGACTCTGTAAAGTAATTCTGGGATGTAAAGCAAAATTGATTTCTAATTCAGttgaataatttatatttcaaattggggaaagaaaatgagtttCACCCATTATTTTTTCAATCCAGTATGTTCTATATAAAATAGTGATTATTGAAAACTAACatctaaataaaagtattttcagtTGGTTTAGCATTAAGTGTTGCTAAAATAATGATAAGATGtctttgaatacttttctgtctttccaAAATACTATAATTCTGAAAGATTTAAGAGTGTTATAGACCTAATATATAAAGGCAAACTTACTTTATTCATTTGCAACCACTTATGATAAAACTCCTGAAAACCTTACCATACTATGTGAGCAAAGAGAAAAACACTATTTTAAATTCAGTGTAGTGaaggataagaaaaagaaaaaaaactaaccaagatatgtttttaaaacaatatacttGAAGAACCTACGGGCACTTCTCCAAAATTGTCTATCTGAAAAGTGCTGATGGCAAAGACCTTTAGCAATTTCTaggagaacagaaaaataattttagcatCCTTTAAAAACTACATTTCTTATAATATTATGGTTGCTAAAccataataaatacataataaatttGGGTGATGATTGAATTCCAATACATATATAGTGAATTAGGAGTAAACAGAGATTGTAAACaatcatataataaatatatttattataatataattCACCAGAAACAAGGACATTACTTTCTACAGAAGTATGAATGTACAAAAGAAATATTTATCATGACAAATATAAACTGTGTAAATGGAGATTTGGTAACCATCTCTCAAAATGTTGGATATGCATGTAAGACAACTGAAACTAGAGATAGAAAGTATTAGGATAAATGGATAATTAAGAGTAATAATTTCTTGGGTGAATGTATCATACCATATAGGGGTAGAATCCAGAATGtgctaaaataaatataaaaatggtatCAAAATTAACTTACTAAGAAAGATTAAAGGTATTCTATATTCTTATCCTAGTTTAAAGGATGAATAggttctttctttaaaatatccCTTGGCAAGGTTATCTGCGAAGGGGTACTAAACTaggaaaacctttttaaaaatttattgtcttctaattttggaaaagccagATTATATATTACTGGCCAGGAATTTGTAAATCGGCATTTGATAATTCATGCAGAGAAAACTTTCCCTGTCCTGACAATTCACACAGGCATTTCTACAATCCCTTAATTCTGTTAAGAGTGTGTATATCTGTGATGCATATGTTCTCACAAAGTTGACCTAGTGTGTGTTTCAGGAGACAGCATAGGATGATTAAAGAAaagcttctttctttttgtatgtgGGAAAATTAGAGGGGAGAATTAGATATACTATTTAGAAACTCATTTCTCTACAGTTTCCATCTCAGCTGAAAAGTCAGTATGGCTAAAGAAAATCACTCCTTGACAACTGAGTTCATCCTCATAGGATTCACAGATCATCAACTGCTGAAGACCATTCTGTTTGTGGTGTTCCTTACCATCTATCTGATCACCATAGTGGGGAATCTTGGTCTGGTGGCATTGATTTACATGGAGCATCGTCTTCACAGGCCAATGTACATCTTTCTGGGTAACCTTGCGCTGATGGATTCCTGTTGTTCCTGTGCCATTACCCCAAAGATGTTAGAGAACTTCTTTTCTAAGGACAGAATGATTTCCCTCAAGGAATGCATGGCACAGTTttactttctctgccttgctgaaACCGCAGTTTGCTTTCTTCTGGCTGCAAAGGCCTATGACCGTTATGTGGCCATATGCAGCCCACTGCAGTACCACACCATGATGTCAAAGAGACTTTGCATCCAGGTGACTATAGGGGCCTACATAGCTAGTAACCTACATTCTATGATTCACATAGGGTTTCTGTTAAGGTTAAATTTCTGCAGGTCTAATCAAATTGACCACTTTTTTTGTGATATTCTTCCACTTTATAGACTATCTTGTACTGACCCTTACATCAATGAActaatgatatatattttttcaatgcCAATTCAAATCTTCACCATTGCTACTGTCTTGATCTCTTATATCTACATCCTTTTCactgttttcaaaatgaaatccAAAGAGGGGAGAGGTAAAGCATTTTCTACCTGTGCATCCCACTTTCTATCTGTCTCAATATTCTACATTTGTCTCCTCATGTACATTCGACCATTTGAAGAAGGGGACAAAGATATACCGGTGGCAATTTTTTATACAATAGTAATTCCTTTATTAAACCCTTTTATTTATAGCCTGAGAAATAAGGAGGTAACACATCTTCTGAAAAAAGTTATGAGGGAATATAATATTCTTAAACAAACTTCCTCTCTGGAAAACTGATTTCAATTTATCAAAATGCTGTATAGATAAGgaatacagaaaaaggaaaacattttatgtatattaatcTCTAAATCATGACTATGGTTGTTAAAAGATACATGAGTGGAATTTCAAAACTGTCTGGAAAATCTTAACCCAAATTCCACAATTACCAGAGTAAATCAGGAGGAAATGC is part of the Manis pentadactyla isolate mManPen7 chromosome 1, mManPen7.hap1, whole genome shotgun sequence genome and harbors:
- the LOC118927822 gene encoding olfactory receptor 5K4-like — encoded protein: MAKENHSLTTEFILIGFTDHQLLKTILFVVFLTIYLITIVGNLGLVALIYMEHRLHRPMYIFLGNLALMDSCCSCAITPKMLENFFSKDRMISLKECMAQFYFLCLAETAVCFLLAAKAYDRYVAICSPLQYHTMMSKRLCIQVTIGAYIASNLHSMIHIGFLLRLNFCRSNQIDHFFCDILPLYRLSCTDPYINELMIYIFSMPIQIFTIATVLISYIYILFTVFKMKSKEGRGKAFSTCASHFLSVSIFYICLLMYIRPFEEGDKDIPVAIFYTIVIPLLNPFIYSLRNKEVTHLLKKVMREYNILKQTSSLEN